From the genome of Pelobacter propionicus DSM 2379, one region includes:
- a CDS encoding pyridoxal phosphate-dependent aminotransferase has product MAIATKIASHISKSSWIRRMFEEGERLRREFGDESVYDFTLGNPDVEPPQAFQEELLALARNPLPGMHRYMNNAGYPETRAAVAAKLARDSGIDLTAEHVIMTCGAGGALNVVLKTILNPGEEVIILAPYFVEYKFYIDNHGGVPVPVWTDHQTFQLDIEAIEQAITLKTRAILICSPNNPTGVIYPAESLARLGEVVKKVHKRNGHLIYVISDEPYARIAYDGKQVPNIFPLIESSVIVTSHSKDLALPGERIGYLAANPRMDTVMQFMAGAVFSNRVLGFVNAPALMQRLVTNLQDESVDIAAYQDKRDLLVRELTALGFKMVIPDGAFYLFPQSPLADDVAFVKLAQKHHILLVPGAGFGAPGFFRIAYCVDRAVIERSLPAWAGLAQEAGLKAQ; this is encoded by the coding sequence ATGGCCATTGCCACCAAGATCGCCAGCCACATCTCAAAATCTTCCTGGATCCGCAGGATGTTCGAGGAGGGAGAGCGCCTGCGTCGGGAGTTCGGCGACGAGAGCGTCTACGACTTCACCCTGGGCAATCCGGATGTGGAGCCTCCCCAGGCATTCCAGGAGGAACTGCTGGCACTGGCTCGGAATCCGCTGCCCGGCATGCACCGTTACATGAACAACGCCGGCTACCCCGAGACCCGGGCCGCCGTTGCCGCCAAACTAGCCAGGGACTCGGGCATCGACCTGACCGCCGAGCACGTGATCATGACCTGCGGCGCTGGCGGGGCGCTGAACGTGGTGCTCAAGACCATCCTCAACCCGGGCGAGGAGGTGATCATCCTGGCCCCCTATTTCGTGGAGTACAAATTCTACATCGACAACCACGGCGGCGTACCGGTGCCGGTCTGGACCGATCACCAGACGTTCCAGCTGGACATCGAAGCCATAGAACAGGCCATAACCCTCAAGACCCGCGCCATCCTGATCTGCTCCCCCAACAACCCCACCGGCGTGATCTACCCCGCCGAGAGCCTGGCCAGGCTGGGAGAGGTGGTGAAGAAGGTGCACAAGCGCAACGGCCACCTGATCTACGTCATCTCCGACGAGCCCTACGCGCGCATCGCCTATGACGGCAAGCAGGTACCCAACATCTTCCCGCTGATCGAGAGTTCCGTCATCGTCACCTCCCACAGCAAGGACCTGGCCCTGCCGGGAGAGCGCATCGGCTACCTGGCGGCCAACCCGCGTATGGACACGGTCATGCAGTTCATGGCCGGGGCGGTGTTCAGCAACCGCGTGCTCGGCTTCGTCAACGCGCCGGCGCTGATGCAGCGGCTGGTGACCAATCTGCAGGACGAGTCGGTGGACATCGCCGCCTACCAGGACAAACGGGACCTGCTGGTACGGGAGCTGACCGCCCTGGGGTTCAAGATGGTCATACCGGACGGCGCCTTCTACCTCTTCCCCCAATCCCCCCTGGCCGACGACGTGGCCTTCGTCAAGCTGGCCCAGAAGCACCATATCCTGCTGGTTCCGGGGGCCGGTTTCGGCGCGCCCGGATTCTTCAGGATCGCCTACTGCGTGGACCGGGCGGTCATCGAGCGGAGCCTGCCGGCATGGGCCGGGCTGGCACAGGAGGCCGGGCTGAAAGCGCAGTAA
- a CDS encoding alpha/beta fold hydrolase, giving the protein MQLHHEIHGSGPPLIILHGLLGSGDNWRTMARWLAGRYRVFSLDLRNHGRSPHCDRMDYPAMAEDLRQFMEQHSLGRTILLGHSMGGKVAMRFALAWPEMVEKLVVVDIAPKPYGARHDDILRGLVALEPERFREREDIDLVLQASIPDPDMRLFLLKNLVRTPRGSFAWRINLESIVRNYDVISGWPVDVASCGVSALFMKGECSDYLRVADAGLVRDSFPRARLVTISHAGHWPHVEAPGVFRAALDGFLAAA; this is encoded by the coding sequence GTGCAACTGCACCATGAGATCCATGGATCAGGTCCGCCCCTGATCATCCTCCACGGCCTGCTCGGTTCGGGGGACAACTGGCGCACCATGGCCAGGTGGCTTGCCGGTCGCTACCGCGTGTTTAGCCTGGACCTGCGCAACCATGGCCGATCTCCCCACTGTGACCGCATGGACTATCCGGCCATGGCTGAGGATCTGCGACAGTTCATGGAACAGCATTCCCTTGGACGGACGATCCTGCTGGGGCATTCCATGGGGGGCAAGGTCGCCATGCGCTTTGCCCTTGCCTGGCCGGAGATGGTGGAGAAACTGGTGGTGGTGGACATCGCCCCCAAGCCGTACGGGGCCCGCCACGACGACATACTCCGTGGGCTGGTGGCCCTGGAGCCGGAGCGCTTCAGGGAGCGGGAGGATATTGATCTGGTTCTTCAGGCCTCCATTCCCGATCCGGACATGCGCCTGTTTCTGTTGAAGAATCTGGTTCGCACCCCCCGAGGTAGCTTTGCCTGGAGAATCAACCTGGAGAGTATTGTACGGAATTATGACGTTATCAGCGGCTGGCCGGTCGATGTCGCAAGCTGTGGCGTATCAGCCCTGTTCATGAAGGGGGAATGCTCCGACTACCTGCGGGTTGCGGACGCTGGGCTGGTCAGGGATTCATTTCCCCGCGCGCGGTTGGTGACCATCTCACACGCCGGGCATTGGCCGCATGTGGAAGCGCCCGGAGTGTTCCGGGCTGCCCTGGATGGTTTCCTGGCAGCGGCCTGA
- a CDS encoding Lin0512 family protein, whose amino-acid sequence MTRKRFIVELGYGSDLHGGDMTKAARRAVRDALSRSCLCGLFEIMGMTDPGGMHVAVKVGCSRPEQVDAAAVLEMIPFGTRELEVVSGGLSVRGLDLPELGEGDSIIVAVAALTVSLDRA is encoded by the coding sequence ATGACACGCAAACGCTTCATCGTTGAGTTGGGATATGGCTCTGACCTCCATGGGGGGGACATGACCAAGGCGGCCCGCCGGGCGGTACGGGATGCCCTGTCGCGCAGCTGCCTGTGCGGCCTGTTTGAGATTATGGGCATGACCGATCCCGGGGGGATGCATGTGGCGGTCAAGGTTGGCTGCAGCAGGCCGGAACAGGTTGACGCTGCGGCGGTGCTGGAGATGATCCCCTTCGGCACCAGGGAGCTGGAGGTCGTCTCCGGCGGCCTGTCGGTGAGGGGACTGGATCTCCCGGAACTGGGGGAGGGGGACAGCATCATTGTCGCCGTGGCGGCGCTCACCGTGTCGCTGGATCGGGCGTGA
- a CDS encoding DUF6506 family protein, with the protein MALKAAFIFVAPEADPAQHRTLIETAQVTLATVGVKDYQAAAQVAQELVRDGFVAIELCGGFGIEGTALVKRAVNGKAAVGVVRFDNHPGLEFKSGDELF; encoded by the coding sequence ATGGCACTGAAGGCAGCATTCATATTCGTGGCACCGGAAGCAGACCCGGCACAGCACCGGACCCTTATCGAAACAGCGCAGGTCACCCTGGCGACAGTCGGCGTCAAGGACTATCAGGCAGCCGCACAGGTCGCCCAGGAACTGGTGCGGGATGGTTTCGTGGCCATCGAATTGTGCGGGGGGTTCGGCATCGAGGGCACCGCCCTGGTCAAGCGTGCCGTCAACGGCAAGGCAGCGGTGGGCGTGGTTCGCTTCGATAACCACCCCGGCCTGGAATTCAAGAGCGGAGACGAGTTGTTCTAA
- a CDS encoding metallophosphoesterase, with the protein MNLVSALQAIAGRIGSRSSGGQVDLLRYLPLSERRGHLYLVGDLHGEYGSLMLALKALSFNPALDRVLFTGDMHDRGRNSAACLELLRQPWVDSVLGNHELMLLNSVDDDGSLSKTRNSMYAGWMANGGEWIEETSREERSAWRRRILERVPLYWIVERRDGRRVMVCHAETDPLLLPDVVGLRNMPVSLGALHSSPTLWGRHTLAVSVDETISSQRKKQLLPPLEGALFAVHGHSQLKLASWVANRLFIDTGAVYGNLLTLVDVDHALPGRPGGVQAWDIASEKLIGYAATNLLF; encoded by the coding sequence GTGAACCTGGTGTCTGCACTGCAGGCCATTGCGGGGCGCATCGGTTCCCGCTCATCGGGGGGGCAGGTCGACCTGCTGCGCTACCTCCCGCTGAGCGAACGGAGGGGGCACCTGTATCTGGTTGGGGACCTGCACGGTGAATACGGCTCTCTGATGCTGGCGCTCAAGGCTTTGTCGTTCAATCCTGCGCTGGATCGGGTCCTGTTCACGGGTGACATGCATGACCGTGGCAGGAATTCGGCCGCCTGTCTGGAACTTTTACGCCAGCCCTGGGTCGATTCGGTGCTGGGGAACCATGAACTGATGCTGCTGAACAGTGTCGACGATGACGGTTCCCTGTCCAAAACCAGGAACAGCATGTATGCGGGCTGGATGGCCAATGGAGGGGAGTGGATCGAGGAGACGTCGCGGGAAGAGAGGAGCGCATGGCGCCGGCGCATCTTGGAGCGCGTTCCGCTCTACTGGATCGTTGAGCGCAGGGACGGCAGGCGGGTGATGGTCTGCCATGCCGAGACCGACCCGCTGCTGCTCCCCGATGTGGTGGGACTCAGGAACATGCCGGTTTCCCTGGGGGCACTGCACTCAAGCCCCACCCTGTGGGGACGCCACACCCTGGCAGTTAGCGTTGATGAAACCATCTCTTCCCAGCGGAAAAAACAACTGTTGCCGCCCCTGGAGGGTGCCCTCTTTGCGGTGCATGGGCACAGCCAGCTAAAATTGGCCTCCTGGGTCGCCAACCGGCTCTTCATCGACACCGGTGCCGTGTACGGGAACCTGTTGACGTTGGTTGATGTGGATCACGCATTGCCCGGGCGTCCCGGTGGGGTGCAGGCTTGGGATATTGCATCGGAAAAGCTGATCGGCTATGCTGCCACGAATTTGCTGTTCTGA
- a CDS encoding sigma-54-dependent Fis family transcriptional regulator — translation MSNSYTKNHISDVIRSVNSNNLPSIRSNTTAPVIHSSWKRCFNDYSIDPSSKSKPRIITGSALKECQEPLEEFLFIAKSGMKSLYEKIATAGYVILLGDANGVTIDYMGNPDTEKEHRDAGLYLGSLWAESVEGTCGVGTCIEEKRPITIHRDEHFRARHIGLSCSTTPLFFPDGTLLGVLDISQLHPPQSRDSQLLALQMLSYSARLIENAYFMRLYKDCWIVRFSCMKAFVEVVAESFLAVSNEGYVIAANQSALTQLQGPQLPSPIGRHVSAVFDLRMEELVEHATHKTTTILPIRFLDTGYQYFATFRAPEKKSPLSPPKKETRSKPSPHFTLDYLAGTDPRMAYNVNCAKRLMNRNISILLIGETGTGKEVFARAIHEASDRASKPFVALNCASIPESLIESELFGYKQGAFTGANSKGMRGKILQSSGGTLFLDEIGDMPFNLQTRLLRVLAEREVQPLGSESVIKVDLNIICATLRNLEELVREKQFREDLYYRLNGITIKLPPLRERTDRALVIENALAAEAEPGVETGLAPEALEILAAYDWPGNIRQLRNALRFSIAISEGETIHARDLPPDLLKAPTSGIALPAPAPSPEPLPAQDPASLLPDLPPQDAQEREKLLRTLKKNKWNITDASRELCVSRSTLYRKMSKYHLIPPNEL, via the coding sequence GTGTCAAACTCGTACACGAAAAACCATATCAGCGATGTCATCCGCTCGGTCAATTCCAACAACCTGCCCTCAATCAGGAGCAACACTACCGCCCCCGTCATCCACAGCTCGTGGAAACGCTGCTTCAACGATTACAGCATCGACCCTTCATCAAAAAGCAAACCCCGCATCATCACCGGCAGCGCCCTGAAGGAGTGCCAGGAACCGCTGGAGGAGTTCCTGTTCATCGCCAAGTCCGGCATGAAGAGCCTCTACGAGAAGATCGCCACGGCCGGCTACGTGATCCTGCTGGGAGACGCCAACGGCGTCACCATCGACTACATGGGCAACCCCGACACCGAGAAGGAGCATCGTGACGCTGGTCTGTACCTGGGCTCGCTCTGGGCTGAATCCGTGGAAGGCACCTGCGGCGTGGGAACCTGCATCGAGGAAAAGCGGCCCATCACCATCCACCGCGACGAGCATTTCCGCGCCCGCCACATCGGCTTGAGCTGTTCCACCACCCCGCTCTTCTTCCCCGACGGAACCCTGCTGGGCGTACTGGACATATCCCAGCTCCATCCGCCGCAATCACGGGACTCGCAACTACTCGCCCTGCAGATGCTCAGCTATTCCGCCCGCCTGATCGAGAACGCCTATTTCATGCGCCTCTACAAGGACTGCTGGATCGTGCGCTTCAGCTGCATGAAGGCGTTCGTGGAGGTAGTGGCCGAGAGTTTTCTGGCGGTGAGCAACGAGGGGTACGTGATCGCCGCCAACCAGAGCGCACTGACCCAGCTGCAGGGGCCGCAGCTCCCCAGCCCCATCGGCCGCCACGTCAGTGCCGTGTTCGATCTTCGCATGGAAGAGCTCGTGGAGCATGCCACCCACAAGACAACAACGATCCTTCCCATCCGCTTCCTGGATACCGGATATCAGTACTTTGCCACCTTCCGCGCGCCCGAGAAGAAGAGCCCCCTTTCGCCCCCCAAAAAAGAGACCAGGAGCAAGCCTTCCCCCCACTTCACCCTGGACTACCTGGCCGGGACCGACCCGCGCATGGCCTACAACGTGAACTGCGCCAAACGGCTGATGAACAGGAACATATCCATACTCCTGATCGGAGAAACCGGAACCGGCAAGGAGGTCTTTGCCCGGGCGATACACGAGGCCAGTGACAGGGCCTCCAAACCGTTCGTGGCCCTGAACTGCGCCTCCATTCCGGAGTCGCTGATCGAGAGCGAGCTGTTCGGCTACAAGCAGGGCGCGTTCACCGGCGCCAACAGCAAGGGGATGCGGGGCAAGATCCTGCAGTCCAGCGGCGGCACCCTGTTTCTGGACGAAATCGGCGACATGCCCTTCAACCTGCAGACGCGCCTGCTGCGGGTGCTGGCGGAGCGGGAGGTGCAGCCGCTGGGAAGTGAATCGGTCATCAAGGTCGATCTCAACATCATCTGCGCCACCCTGAGGAACCTGGAAGAGCTGGTGCGCGAGAAACAGTTCCGGGAGGACCTGTACTACCGCCTGAACGGCATCACCATCAAACTGCCCCCCCTGCGGGAGCGCACGGACAGGGCTCTGGTGATCGAGAACGCCCTGGCGGCCGAGGCCGAGCCGGGCGTCGAAACAGGCCTCGCCCCCGAGGCGCTGGAAATCCTGGCCGCCTATGACTGGCCGGGCAACATCAGACAACTGCGCAATGCGCTGCGCTTCTCCATCGCCATCAGCGAGGGTGAAACCATTCATGCCAGGGACCTGCCCCCTGACCTGCTCAAAGCCCCGACATCCGGCATAGCCCTGCCTGCGCCCGCCCCCAGCCCGGAGCCCCTTCCGGCACAGGATCCGGCTTCACTGCTGCCGGACCTGCCTCCCCAGGACGCCCAGGAACGGGAGAAACTGCTGCGAACGCTGAAGAAGAACAAGTGGAACATCACCGATGCCTCGCGGGAGCTGTGCGTCAGTCGTTCCACCCTGTACCGCAAGATGAGCAAATACCACCTCATTCCGCCCAACGAGCTCTGA
- a CDS encoding VOC family protein: MPEKPIFTKIMQIGLVVKDCDATVRKYADQYGIGPWSIYEFNPSTVSNMIIEGKPVQYSMRLALADIGGVQWELIEPKDDISIYAQFLKENGEGLHHVAFDTENYEKTVQFYQDRGLPILQGGTWEGMTYTYLDSRKDLGVIAEIYKLTPDFKWPEPVAVYPNP; the protein is encoded by the coding sequence ATGCCTGAGAAACCTATTTTTACCAAGATCATGCAGATAGGCCTGGTGGTGAAGGACTGCGACGCCACCGTAAGGAAGTATGCCGACCAGTACGGTATCGGCCCCTGGTCGATCTATGAGTTCAACCCGAGCACGGTCAGCAATATGATCATAGAGGGAAAGCCGGTCCAGTACTCAATGCGCCTTGCTTTGGCCGACATCGGCGGAGTGCAGTGGGAACTCATCGAACCCAAGGATGACATCAGCATCTATGCCCAATTCCTGAAGGAAAATGGTGAGGGGCTGCATCACGTGGCCTTCGACACGGAAAACTACGAGAAGACCGTCCAGTTTTACCAGGACAGGGGGCTTCCGATTCTGCAGGGAGGCACCTGGGAGGGCATGACCTACACCTATCTTGATTCGCGCAAGGACCTGGGAGTCATCGCCGAGATCTACAAGCTGACACCCGATTTCAAGTGGCCCGAACCGGTTGCGGTATACCCCAACCCCTGA
- a CDS encoding 2,3-butanediol dehydrogenase, giving the protein MKAAKWYAKKDIRVENVPEPAAPKAGEVKIKVAWFGICGSDLHEYLAGPIFIPTENHPLTGAKAPLILGHEFTGTVVAVGAGVNNVKVGDLVAPDACQHCGECLPCRMGNYNVCEKLAFTGLMADGAFAEYVNVPAELCYVLPPNFDPQAGAVIEPLATGFKAVRLAGSLMGATVVVFGAGTIGLGTLMCVKASGAAQIIVVEMSAARKKLAKECGADIILDPKECDVVAEVKRLSPEGTGADVSFECIGNKFTGPQAIDVLHNCGKAVIVGIFEEPSSFNFFSLSATDKVVIGTLAYTIDDFAGVAKLLASGKIKAEPMITGKISLDDIVDKGFEELVNNKDAHIKIIVSPT; this is encoded by the coding sequence ATGAAAGCTGCAAAATGGTATGCAAAGAAAGACATTCGAGTTGAAAACGTTCCCGAACCGGCCGCCCCCAAGGCGGGTGAAGTCAAGATCAAAGTCGCCTGGTTCGGCATCTGCGGTTCCGACCTGCATGAGTACCTGGCCGGTCCGATCTTCATACCCACCGAGAACCACCCGCTGACCGGAGCCAAGGCCCCGCTGATCCTCGGCCATGAATTCACCGGCACGGTCGTGGCAGTGGGCGCCGGCGTAAACAACGTCAAGGTCGGCGACCTGGTGGCGCCCGATGCCTGCCAGCACTGCGGCGAATGCCTCCCCTGCCGCATGGGCAACTACAATGTCTGCGAAAAACTGGCCTTCACCGGCCTGATGGCCGATGGCGCCTTTGCCGAGTACGTCAATGTGCCGGCCGAACTCTGCTACGTCCTGCCCCCCAACTTCGACCCCCAGGCGGGCGCGGTCATCGAACCGCTGGCCACCGGCTTCAAGGCCGTACGCCTGGCCGGTTCCCTGATGGGCGCCACCGTCGTCGTCTTCGGAGCCGGCACCATCGGTCTGGGCACCCTGATGTGCGTCAAGGCCTCGGGCGCAGCCCAGATAATCGTGGTGGAAATGTCCGCCGCACGCAAGAAACTGGCCAAGGAATGCGGCGCAGACATCATCCTCGACCCCAAGGAATGCGATGTGGTCGCGGAGGTCAAGCGGCTGAGCCCCGAAGGCACCGGCGCCGACGTCTCCTTCGAATGCATCGGCAACAAATTCACCGGCCCCCAGGCCATCGACGTACTGCACAACTGCGGCAAGGCGGTTATCGTCGGCATCTTCGAAGAGCCCAGCTCTTTCAACTTCTTCAGCCTGAGCGCCACCGACAAGGTCGTCATCGGCACCCTGGCCTACACCATCGATGACTTCGCCGGCGTAGCCAAGCTGCTGGCAAGCGGCAAGATCAAGGCCGAACCGATGATCACCGGCAAAATCTCGCTGGACGACATCGTGGACAAAGGGTTCGAAGAATTGGTTAACAACAAGGATGCCCACATCAAGATCATCGTCAGCCCGACATAG
- a CDS encoding transporter, with product MRFILKKFSLGIAVVSLSAICLSAATKMAEAGGIPYVVIAPHEYQLPVGDDIPENGQTLLLSYNFFRDDSQGFKGKDTNGHSSVRNTVATVNKLAHIFKIDGIDNVGFLWEAVAGYANATMKDDNSVSGMLDPQTGLVVWTKPTKNWVTCLEYWMHIPFGDNELSAHSWDHDFTFMTNYVLGNFTFDGDVGYKVRGDYKHGGEHRKQKDTVFANLVFAYKFMNQVEPFVKLDYQSTGNSTDKDTGDIVVHSNNELAYGVGNQFQITKRLSFAAWYEQGITGKNTTKTKAGMFRAIWSF from the coding sequence ATGCGTTTTATCCTCAAAAAGTTTTCCCTTGGTATCGCTGTTGTATCGCTTTCAGCCATCTGTCTGTCCGCCGCCACGAAGATGGCCGAGGCGGGCGGCATCCCCTACGTCGTCATCGCCCCCCACGAATACCAGTTGCCGGTGGGTGACGACATTCCGGAAAATGGGCAGACCCTTCTGCTCTCCTACAACTTCTTCCGGGACGACAGCCAGGGCTTCAAGGGCAAGGACACCAACGGCCACAGTTCCGTCCGCAACACCGTGGCGACGGTCAACAAGCTGGCCCACATCTTCAAGATCGACGGCATTGACAACGTCGGCTTCCTCTGGGAGGCTGTGGCGGGTTACGCAAACGCCACGATGAAAGACGACAACAGCGTGAGCGGCATGCTCGACCCCCAGACCGGTCTGGTGGTCTGGACCAAGCCGACCAAGAACTGGGTCACCTGCCTGGAATACTGGATGCACATCCCCTTCGGCGATAACGAGCTTTCCGCCCACTCCTGGGATCATGACTTCACCTTCATGACCAACTACGTCCTGGGCAACTTCACCTTCGACGGCGACGTCGGATACAAAGTCCGCGGCGACTACAAACATGGCGGCGAGCACAGGAAACAGAAGGATACGGTCTTCGCCAACCTGGTATTCGCCTACAAGTTCATGAATCAGGTGGAACCGTTCGTCAAGCTGGACTACCAGTCCACGGGCAACAGCACGGACAAGGATACCGGGGACATCGTCGTCCATAGCAACAACGAACTGGCCTACGGCGTCGGCAACCAGTTCCAGATCACCAAGCGGCTCTCCTTTGCCGCCTGGTACGAGCAGGGTATCACCGGAAAAAACACCACCAAGACCAAGGCAGGCATGTTCAGGGCCATCTGGTCATTCTAA
- a CDS encoding TIGR01212 family radical SAM protein (This family includes YhcC from E. coli K-12, an uncharacterized radical SAM protein.) — protein sequence MSHAHIHKHLLINSYGSWLRRHFGCRVSKVNVDGGFTCPNRDGSKGTGGCIFCDNAAFSPDGARPDISPEQQIDHGMAYHRTRLGSEKFIIYFQKFTNTYAPVEKLRDLYGRALAAPDVLGISVGTRPDALGDDALDLLAEIGRSRYVCVELGLQSMDASLLRWMNRGHTLAEYLEAVKRVAERGLHVCTHLIYGFPGETRASFLKTADLLAGLPVDSVKIHQLHAVRGTRLAGMCERGELRLISHGEYVAGVCDFLERLPGRVAIQRLYGSAPLDLLVAPCWGLKNNQMWYSIVNELKRRGSWQGCRLADDRLLVADRTAGFEDCFLTALPGKASDRLFPDMASAGATFAPQGRGNGYDTQTLHR from the coding sequence ATGTCCCACGCTCATATTCACAAGCATCTGCTGATCAACTCCTACGGCTCCTGGCTGCGCCGCCACTTCGGCTGCCGGGTCAGCAAAGTCAACGTGGATGGCGGTTTCACCTGCCCCAACCGCGACGGCAGCAAGGGGACCGGCGGCTGTATTTTCTGCGACAACGCCGCATTCTCCCCGGACGGGGCACGGCCGGACATATCCCCGGAGCAGCAGATCGACCATGGCATGGCCTACCACCGCACCAGGCTGGGGAGCGAGAAGTTCATCATCTACTTCCAGAAGTTCACCAACACCTATGCACCGGTGGAGAAGCTGCGCGACCTGTACGGCCGTGCCCTTGCCGCCCCGGACGTGCTGGGTATCTCCGTCGGCACCCGGCCCGATGCGCTGGGAGATGACGCCCTCGATCTACTGGCGGAGATCGGCCGCAGCCGCTACGTCTGCGTGGAATTGGGGTTGCAGTCCATGGACGCCTCCCTCCTCAGGTGGATGAACCGGGGACATACCCTGGCCGAATACCTGGAGGCAGTGAAGCGGGTTGCCGAGCGGGGGCTCCATGTCTGTACGCACCTGATCTACGGCTTTCCCGGGGAAACGCGCGCCTCGTTCCTGAAGACGGCCGACCTTCTGGCAGGGCTTCCCGTGGATTCCGTGAAGATTCACCAGCTCCATGCCGTGCGGGGCACCAGGCTGGCCGGGATGTGTGAACGCGGAGAGCTGCGGCTGATCTCCCATGGAGAGTATGTGGCTGGCGTCTGCGATTTTCTGGAACGCCTTCCCGGCCGTGTCGCCATCCAGAGGCTGTACGGCTCGGCCCCCTTGGACCTGCTGGTGGCCCCGTGCTGGGGGCTGAAGAACAACCAGATGTGGTATTCCATCGTTAATGAGTTGAAACGGCGCGGGAGCTGGCAGGGGTGCCGGCTGGCCGACGACAGGCTGCTGGTCGCTGACCGTACCGCCGGATTCGAGGATTGTTTCCTGACCGCTCTCCCCGGGAAAGCCTCTGATCGGCTGTTTCCGGATATGGCGTCGGCCGGAGCGACGTTTGCTCCGCAAGGAAGAGGGAATGGGTATGACACGCAAACGCTTCATCGTTGA
- a CDS encoding ATP-NAD kinase family protein: MGGKILTLADSPVVGILANPASGRDVRRLVARASVFPTVEKSNMILRMLSAMGSLGVRDVLMMPDTGGIAARVLHEQETAIARHGRNWPRVRFLEMPIEYGEIDTIRAVEQMVSQGVELIIVMGGDGTHRVVSKACGSTPLVALSTGTNNTFPEIREATVAGLAAGLVATGKVRVEEVSSQNKLLHLELGGRGEEIALVDLCVSTECWVGTRALWQPACLRELFVTFASPSSIGLSSIVGYLRPVERWDPFGVRLLLAPPGEGRFTLSVPIAPGLMQQVGVVEMDELHPRQVCAIGTGRGTIAFDGERSVAFTEQDRPLVRLEMEGPITIDIDRVMRVAAEGHLFICD; this comes from the coding sequence ATGGGTGGAAAGATCTTGACACTTGCCGACAGTCCGGTCGTTGGCATTCTGGCCAACCCCGCCTCAGGGCGTGACGTGAGGCGACTGGTTGCGCGGGCCTCGGTATTTCCCACCGTAGAGAAGAGCAACATGATTCTGCGCATGCTCTCCGCCATGGGGAGCCTCGGCGTGCGCGATGTGCTGATGATGCCGGATACGGGCGGTATCGCTGCCAGGGTCCTGCACGAGCAGGAGACCGCCATTGCCCGCCATGGCCGGAACTGGCCGCGGGTGCGGTTCCTGGAGATGCCGATCGAGTACGGCGAAATCGATACCATCCGTGCCGTTGAGCAGATGGTCAGCCAGGGGGTTGAGCTGATCATCGTCATGGGGGGGGACGGAACCCACCGGGTGGTGTCCAAGGCCTGCGGATCCACGCCGCTGGTGGCGCTCTCCACCGGAACCAACAACACCTTTCCGGAGATCCGGGAGGCCACGGTTGCCGGCCTTGCCGCCGGACTGGTGGCCACCGGCAAGGTTCGGGTGGAGGAGGTGAGTTCCCAGAACAAGCTGCTGCACCTGGAACTGGGGGGCAGGGGAGAGGAAATAGCGCTGGTGGACCTGTGCGTCTCAACGGAATGCTGGGTCGGGACCCGGGCGCTCTGGCAGCCCGCCTGCCTGCGTGAATTGTTCGTGACCTTCGCCTCCCCCTCGTCCATCGGCCTCTCTTCCATCGTGGGCTATCTGCGGCCGGTGGAGCGCTGGGATCCCTTTGGGGTGCGACTGCTCCTTGCGCCTCCCGGTGAGGGGCGTTTCACGCTTTCCGTGCCCATTGCGCCCGGTCTTATGCAGCAGGTCGGGGTCGTGGAGATGGACGAACTCCACCCCCGGCAGGTCTGCGCTATCGGCACGGGCAGGGGGACCATCGCCTTTGACGGTGAGCGGAGTGTCGCCTTCACCGAGCAGGATCGGCCATTGGTCCGGCTGGAGATGGAGGGCCCCATCACCATAGACATCGACCGTGTCATGAGGGTGGCGGCCGAGGGGCATCTCTTTATATGCGACTGA
- a CDS encoding chromate transporter, translated as MEHFKDSLMIQSMLKAVRPVVVGLLLWTAYDMAYTVFGVNKFGLTGALTMGWDKLLFVLVSFLVLTMTEINPAFVIFGAVVLGGVLYR; from the coding sequence CTGGAACATTTCAAGGACAGCCTGATGATCCAGTCCATGCTCAAGGCTGTCCGGCCGGTGGTTGTGGGGCTGCTGCTCTGGACCGCCTACGACATGGCCTACACCGTCTTCGGCGTGAATAAGTTCGGCCTGACCGGGGCATTGACCATGGGGTGGGACAAGCTGCTCTTTGTGCTGGTGTCGTTTCTGGTGCTGACCATGACCGAGATCAATCCGGCGTTTGTCATCTTCGGGGCCGTGGTGCTGGGCGGGGTGCTGTATCGCTAG